The Gallus gallus isolate bGalGal1 chromosome 31, bGalGal1.mat.broiler.GRCg7b, whole genome shotgun sequence genome includes a region encoding these proteins:
- the LOC121107904 gene encoding uncharacterized protein LOC121107904 isoform X1, translating to MGCITVSHYHIKVGAVRRDLQKMLGEAQWTMACPRVPALLLLVVVGTGVNTQNTCISRADGTLQAPVLFLNASSAQEGEVVLARCVFQKQFPATRIVLCKDGLEVYSVKVQEGRVINSMLLNITERSAGTYTCFYQQRSTKNRLRSSPLSPPLDLQVTGGT from the exons ATCACATCAAAGTAGGCGCTGTGAGAAGAGATCTCCAAAAGATGCTGGGGGAAGCGCAATGGACCATGGCGTGTCCTCGTgtccctgccctcctgctgctggtggtggttg GTACTGGTGTGAACACCCAGAACACTTGCATCTCCAGGGCTGATG GTACTCTCCAGGCTCCAGTCCTGTTCCTTAACGCATCCAGTGCTCAGGAAGGAGAAGTTGTCCTGGCTCGATGTgtctttcagaaacagtttCCTGCTACCCGAATTGTCTTGTGCAAGGATGGGTTGGAGGTGTACAGTGTGAAGGTCCAAGAGGGAAGGGTCATAAACTCCATGCTGCTGAACATCACTGAGAGAAGTGCGGGGACATACACATGTTTCTACCAGCAGAGGAGCACGAAAAACAGGCTGAGGagctctcccctcagccctcccTTGGACCTGCAGGTCACAGGTGGGACATGA